In Paenibacillus sp. G2S3, a single window of DNA contains:
- a CDS encoding response regulator transcription factor encodes MANILVVEDERAISDLITMNLKLVGHTYSKAYRGPEVFEILEREKTDLILLDVMLPELDGFEVMQQIAHLQVPVILITAKNSLADRIKGFELGADDYIIKPFEILELLARINVVLRRCEKGTSSFICDNVEVRYLERQVLVDQTPVDLTVREFELLEVLIRNRNIALSREKLLELAWGYDFEGDTRTVDVHIRQLRKKLGWEERIKTIFKLGYRLEVQS; translated from the coding sequence ATGGCAAATATATTGGTAGTAGAAGATGAACGAGCGATCAGTGATTTAATTACAATGAATCTCAAGCTGGTTGGACATACATATAGCAAGGCTTACCGTGGACCGGAGGTTTTCGAAATTCTGGAGCGTGAAAAAACTGATTTGATTCTGCTGGATGTTATGCTTCCGGAATTGGATGGTTTTGAGGTGATGCAACAGATTGCACATTTGCAGGTTCCAGTGATTTTGATCACCGCCAAGAATTCTTTGGCTGACCGCATTAAAGGCTTCGAGCTGGGCGCGGATGATTATATCATTAAACCATTTGAAATCCTCGAATTGCTGGCAAGAATCAATGTAGTCCTGCGCAGGTGTGAAAAAGGTACCTCCAGCTTCATTTGCGATAATGTTGAGGTGCGTTACCTGGAACGGCAAGTTTTAGTAGATCAGACACCGGTTGATTTGACCGTTAGGGAATTCGAGCTGCTTGAGGTGTTAATTCGGAACCGGAATATTGCATTGTCGAGGGAAAAGCTGCTGGAATTGGCGTGGGGCTATGATTTTGAGGGCGACACCCGCACCGTGGATGTTCACATCCGGCAGCTACGTAAAAAGCTGGGCTGGGAAGAACGGATCAAAACCATTTTCAAGCTAGGCTACCGCCTGGAAGTTCAGAGCTAA